One genomic window of Quercus robur chromosome 6, dhQueRobu3.1, whole genome shotgun sequence includes the following:
- the LOC126732354 gene encoding uncharacterized protein LOC126732354 isoform X1, whose amino-acid sequence MDKVSSDCPYPGCFFCVMKEGNPSKRRASILKFFRELPSQDDDGQVLPISGLWNTAMAHPNDQEFIDLGIFECMAALIWKGLKNRRWLAHDQNIYIPYYAAHIIGSYTMNMEEFADSAVHAGVIPPLVELLRGRLTWVEQRVAVRALGHLATYSSTFPALASHGEILELSIQLAMSSLEIVYSHFYQYVDRRLSYHCDLLTRGMGGVEMESRKAEEWASQLQCWSLQLINCFAFKPEFLSTICKPEFLIKLPGMWGGLVNENSPAGIGLLRTICHHKLGRGPVASCTGIIEALCNIARSSDDWQYMAIDCLLWLLQDPSTCHKVIDKAVPALVDLAEISALGDHKKLGDTIVSVLQECIQSQGNGRNSLSNRTKEQIEELLNSRQRLKWEKSMPKEDLHIKQAAALVVKLEGNSLFSSGNISGAASKYSEALALCPMRSKKERVVLYSNRAQCYLLLQQPLFAISDATRALCLHNPLNRHAKSLWRRAQAYDMLGLAKESLLDAILFINECSQSNDPDLSLRQNKVPDYAERLVKKQMRAAWLFREAAIKHGGVHCEGDAGDIYGRETDDSEWETASESDIGNDGRDEMGDDDDDDSEWKNEDERKDKYDKPSIKDIKHGYNVQLAEDEP is encoded by the exons ATGGATAAAGTATCATCTGACTGTCCGTATCCAGGTTGCTTCTTCTGTGTCATGAAGGAAGGAAATCCGAGCAAGCGCAGAGCAAGTATACTGAAATTCTTTAGAGAACTTCCTTCACAGGATGATGATGGTCAGGTTCTCCCAATCAGTGGTCTTTGGAATACTGCCATGGCACACCCAAATGACCAGGAGTTTATTGATTTGGGAATATTTGAATGCATGGCTGCACTCATATGGAAGGGCCTAAAAAATCGCCGTTGGCTTGCTCATGACCAAAACATATACATTCCATACTATGCAGCCCATATTATTGGATCCTACACCATGAACATGGAAGAATTTGCAGATAGTGCTGTTCATGCTGGAGTGATCCCTCCATTGGTTGAACTTCTGAGAGGGAGGTTAACTTGGGTTGAACAAAGAGTAGCAGTTCGAGCTTTAGGACACTTGGCTACATATTCCAGCACTTTTCCTGCTTTAGCAAGTCATGGTGAGATTCTGGAGCTTTCCATTCAGCTAGCAATGAGTTCCCTAGAAATAGTTTACTCACATTTTTACCAGTATGTTGATAGAAGGCTAAGTTATCACTGTGATCTGCTTACCCGTGGCATGGGTGGTGTTGAAATGGAGTCCAGAAAGGCAGAAGAATGGGCTAGTCAGTTACAGTGCTGGTCCCTTCAGCTCATCAATTGCTTTGCTTTTAAACCTGAATTTCTTTCTACTATATGCAAGCCTGAATTCTTAATAAAGCTACCAGGAATGTGGGGTGGACTTGTTAATGAAAATTCACCTGCTGGTATTGGTTTATTAAGAACAATCTGCCATCATAAGCTGGGCAGGGGACCTGTTGCTAGCTGTACTGGCATTATTGAAGCATTGTGCAATATTGCTCGATCATCAGATGATTGGCAATATATGGCTATTGATTGTCTTCTATGGTTGCTACAAGACCCAAGTACTTGTCATAAG GTTATCGATAAGGCGGTACCAGCACTTGTAGATCTTGCAGAGATATCAGCTCTAGGTGATCACAAGAAGCTTGGTGATACCATTGTATCTGTTCTTCAGGAATGCATCCAATCACAAGGGAATGGACGTAACTCTCTCAGCAACCGCACAAAAGAACAGATCGAGGAACTACTAAATTCTAGGCAGAGATTGAAATGGGAAAAGAGCATGCCAAAGGAGGATCTCCACATTAAACAGGCAGCAGCCCTAGTGGTCAAGCTTGAGGGAAATTCCCTCTTTTCATCAGGTAATATATCTGGAGCTGCATCAAAGTACTCAGAAGCATTGGCATTGTGTCCAATGAgatccaagaaagaaagagtggTTTTGTACAGTAATCGAGCTCAGTGTTATCTTCTTTTGCAACAACCTTTGTTTGCCATAAGTGATGCTACACGTGCTCTTTGTCTTCACAATCCTCTTAACCGTCATGCCAAAAGTTTATGGAGAAGAGCTCAGGCATATGACATGCTGGGTTTAGCTAAAGAGAGTTTGTTAGATGCCATTCTGTTCATAAATGAGTGCTCTCAATCAAATGACCCTGATCTGTCATTGAGGCAAAATAAGGTTCCTGACTATGCTGAACGATTAGTGAAGAAGCAGATGCGTGCAGCTTGGTTATTCAGGGAGGCAGCTATCAAACATGGGGGTGTCCATTGTGAGGGTGATGCTGGTGACATCTATGGCCGAGAGACTGATGATTCCGAGTGGGAGACAGCTAGTGAAAGTGATATTGGAAATGATGGAAGAGATGAGATGggcgatgatgatgatgatgacagtGAATGGAAGAATGAGGACGAGAGGAAAGATAAATATGATAAACCCTCGATAAAAG ACATAAAGCATGGATACAATGTGCAGCTTGCGGAGGATGAACCATGA
- the LOC126732354 gene encoding uncharacterized protein LOC126732354 isoform X2 has product MDKVSSDCPYPGCFFCVMKEGNPSKRRASILKFFRELPSQDDDGQVLPISGLWNTAMAHPNDQEFIDLGIFECMAALIWKGLKNRRWLAHDQNIYIPYYAAHIIGSYTMNMEEFADSAVHAGVIPPLVELLRGRLTWVEQRVAVRALGHLATYSSTFPALASHGEILELSIQLAMSSLEIVYSHFYQYVDRRLSYHCDLLTRGMGGVEMESRKAEEWASQLQCWSLQLINCFAFKPEFLSTICKPEFLIKLPGMWGGLVNENSPAGIGLLRTICHHKLGRGPVASCTGIIEALCNIARSSDDWQYMAIDCLLWLLQDPSTCHKVIDKAVPALVDLAEISALGDHKKLGDTIVSVLQECIQSQGNGRNSLSNRTKEQIEELLNSRQRLKWEKSMPKEDLHIKQAAALVVKLEGNSLFSSGNISGAASKYSEALALCPMRSKKERVVLYSNRAQCYLLLQQPLFAISDATRALCLHNPLNRHAKSLWRRAQAYDMLGLAKESLLDAILFINECSQSNDPDLSLRQNKVPDYAERLVKKQMRAAWLFREAAIKHGGVHCEGDAGDIYGRETDDSEWETASESDIGNDGRDEMGDDDDDDSEWKNEDERKDKYDKPSIKACGG; this is encoded by the exons ATGGATAAAGTATCATCTGACTGTCCGTATCCAGGTTGCTTCTTCTGTGTCATGAAGGAAGGAAATCCGAGCAAGCGCAGAGCAAGTATACTGAAATTCTTTAGAGAACTTCCTTCACAGGATGATGATGGTCAGGTTCTCCCAATCAGTGGTCTTTGGAATACTGCCATGGCACACCCAAATGACCAGGAGTTTATTGATTTGGGAATATTTGAATGCATGGCTGCACTCATATGGAAGGGCCTAAAAAATCGCCGTTGGCTTGCTCATGACCAAAACATATACATTCCATACTATGCAGCCCATATTATTGGATCCTACACCATGAACATGGAAGAATTTGCAGATAGTGCTGTTCATGCTGGAGTGATCCCTCCATTGGTTGAACTTCTGAGAGGGAGGTTAACTTGGGTTGAACAAAGAGTAGCAGTTCGAGCTTTAGGACACTTGGCTACATATTCCAGCACTTTTCCTGCTTTAGCAAGTCATGGTGAGATTCTGGAGCTTTCCATTCAGCTAGCAATGAGTTCCCTAGAAATAGTTTACTCACATTTTTACCAGTATGTTGATAGAAGGCTAAGTTATCACTGTGATCTGCTTACCCGTGGCATGGGTGGTGTTGAAATGGAGTCCAGAAAGGCAGAAGAATGGGCTAGTCAGTTACAGTGCTGGTCCCTTCAGCTCATCAATTGCTTTGCTTTTAAACCTGAATTTCTTTCTACTATATGCAAGCCTGAATTCTTAATAAAGCTACCAGGAATGTGGGGTGGACTTGTTAATGAAAATTCACCTGCTGGTATTGGTTTATTAAGAACAATCTGCCATCATAAGCTGGGCAGGGGACCTGTTGCTAGCTGTACTGGCATTATTGAAGCATTGTGCAATATTGCTCGATCATCAGATGATTGGCAATATATGGCTATTGATTGTCTTCTATGGTTGCTACAAGACCCAAGTACTTGTCATAAG GTTATCGATAAGGCGGTACCAGCACTTGTAGATCTTGCAGAGATATCAGCTCTAGGTGATCACAAGAAGCTTGGTGATACCATTGTATCTGTTCTTCAGGAATGCATCCAATCACAAGGGAATGGACGTAACTCTCTCAGCAACCGCACAAAAGAACAGATCGAGGAACTACTAAATTCTAGGCAGAGATTGAAATGGGAAAAGAGCATGCCAAAGGAGGATCTCCACATTAAACAGGCAGCAGCCCTAGTGGTCAAGCTTGAGGGAAATTCCCTCTTTTCATCAGGTAATATATCTGGAGCTGCATCAAAGTACTCAGAAGCATTGGCATTGTGTCCAATGAgatccaagaaagaaagagtggTTTTGTACAGTAATCGAGCTCAGTGTTATCTTCTTTTGCAACAACCTTTGTTTGCCATAAGTGATGCTACACGTGCTCTTTGTCTTCACAATCCTCTTAACCGTCATGCCAAAAGTTTATGGAGAAGAGCTCAGGCATATGACATGCTGGGTTTAGCTAAAGAGAGTTTGTTAGATGCCATTCTGTTCATAAATGAGTGCTCTCAATCAAATGACCCTGATCTGTCATTGAGGCAAAATAAGGTTCCTGACTATGCTGAACGATTAGTGAAGAAGCAGATGCGTGCAGCTTGGTTATTCAGGGAGGCAGCTATCAAACATGGGGGTGTCCATTGTGAGGGTGATGCTGGTGACATCTATGGCCGAGAGACTGATGATTCCGAGTGGGAGACAGCTAGTGAAAGTGATATTGGAAATGATGGAAGAGATGAGATGggcgatgatgatgatgatgacagtGAATGGAAGAATGAGGACGAGAGGAAAGATAAATATGATAAACCCTCGATAAAAG CTTGCGGAGGATGA
- the LOC126732354 gene encoding uncharacterized protein LOC126732354 isoform X3 codes for MDKVSSDCPYPGCFFCVMKEGNPSKRRASILKFFRELPSQDDDGQVLPISGLWNTAMAHPNDQEFIDLGIFECMAALIWKGLKNRRWLAHDQNIYIPYYAAHIIGSYTMNMEEFADSAVHAGVIPPLVELLRGRLTWVEQRVAVRALGHLATYSSTFPALASHGEILELSIQLAMSSLEIVYSHFYQYVDRRLSYHCDLLTRGMGGVEMESRKAEEWASQLQCWSLQLINCFAFKPEFLSTICKPEFLIKLPGMWGGLVNENSPAGIGLLRTICHHKLGRGPVASCTGIIEALCNIARSSDDWQYMAIDCLLWLLQDPSTCHKVIDKAVPALVDLAEISALGDHKKLGDTIVSVLQECIQSQGNGRNSLSNRTKEQIEELLNSRQRLKWEKSMPKEDLHIKQAAALVVKLEGNSLFSSGNISGAASKYSEALALCPMRSKKERVVLYSNRAQCYLLLQQPLFAISDATRALCLHNPLNRHAKSLWRRAQAYDMLGLAKESLLDAILFINECSQSNDPDLSLRQNKVPDYAERLVKKQMRAAWLFREAAIKHGGVHCEGDAGDIYGRETDDSEWETASESDIGNDGRDEMGDDDDDDSEWKNEDERKDKYDKPSIKEP; via the exons ATGGATAAAGTATCATCTGACTGTCCGTATCCAGGTTGCTTCTTCTGTGTCATGAAGGAAGGAAATCCGAGCAAGCGCAGAGCAAGTATACTGAAATTCTTTAGAGAACTTCCTTCACAGGATGATGATGGTCAGGTTCTCCCAATCAGTGGTCTTTGGAATACTGCCATGGCACACCCAAATGACCAGGAGTTTATTGATTTGGGAATATTTGAATGCATGGCTGCACTCATATGGAAGGGCCTAAAAAATCGCCGTTGGCTTGCTCATGACCAAAACATATACATTCCATACTATGCAGCCCATATTATTGGATCCTACACCATGAACATGGAAGAATTTGCAGATAGTGCTGTTCATGCTGGAGTGATCCCTCCATTGGTTGAACTTCTGAGAGGGAGGTTAACTTGGGTTGAACAAAGAGTAGCAGTTCGAGCTTTAGGACACTTGGCTACATATTCCAGCACTTTTCCTGCTTTAGCAAGTCATGGTGAGATTCTGGAGCTTTCCATTCAGCTAGCAATGAGTTCCCTAGAAATAGTTTACTCACATTTTTACCAGTATGTTGATAGAAGGCTAAGTTATCACTGTGATCTGCTTACCCGTGGCATGGGTGGTGTTGAAATGGAGTCCAGAAAGGCAGAAGAATGGGCTAGTCAGTTACAGTGCTGGTCCCTTCAGCTCATCAATTGCTTTGCTTTTAAACCTGAATTTCTTTCTACTATATGCAAGCCTGAATTCTTAATAAAGCTACCAGGAATGTGGGGTGGACTTGTTAATGAAAATTCACCTGCTGGTATTGGTTTATTAAGAACAATCTGCCATCATAAGCTGGGCAGGGGACCTGTTGCTAGCTGTACTGGCATTATTGAAGCATTGTGCAATATTGCTCGATCATCAGATGATTGGCAATATATGGCTATTGATTGTCTTCTATGGTTGCTACAAGACCCAAGTACTTGTCATAAG GTTATCGATAAGGCGGTACCAGCACTTGTAGATCTTGCAGAGATATCAGCTCTAGGTGATCACAAGAAGCTTGGTGATACCATTGTATCTGTTCTTCAGGAATGCATCCAATCACAAGGGAATGGACGTAACTCTCTCAGCAACCGCACAAAAGAACAGATCGAGGAACTACTAAATTCTAGGCAGAGATTGAAATGGGAAAAGAGCATGCCAAAGGAGGATCTCCACATTAAACAGGCAGCAGCCCTAGTGGTCAAGCTTGAGGGAAATTCCCTCTTTTCATCAGGTAATATATCTGGAGCTGCATCAAAGTACTCAGAAGCATTGGCATTGTGTCCAATGAgatccaagaaagaaagagtggTTTTGTACAGTAATCGAGCTCAGTGTTATCTTCTTTTGCAACAACCTTTGTTTGCCATAAGTGATGCTACACGTGCTCTTTGTCTTCACAATCCTCTTAACCGTCATGCCAAAAGTTTATGGAGAAGAGCTCAGGCATATGACATGCTGGGTTTAGCTAAAGAGAGTTTGTTAGATGCCATTCTGTTCATAAATGAGTGCTCTCAATCAAATGACCCTGATCTGTCATTGAGGCAAAATAAGGTTCCTGACTATGCTGAACGATTAGTGAAGAAGCAGATGCGTGCAGCTTGGTTATTCAGGGAGGCAGCTATCAAACATGGGGGTGTCCATTGTGAGGGTGATGCTGGTGACATCTATGGCCGAGAGACTGATGATTCCGAGTGGGAGACAGCTAGTGAAAGTGATATTGGAAATGATGGAAGAGATGAGATGggcgatgatgatgatgatgacagtGAATGGAAGAATGAGGACGAGAGGAAAGATAAATATGATAAACCCTCGATAAAAG aaccttGA